Proteins from one Anthonomus grandis grandis chromosome 8, icAntGran1.3, whole genome shotgun sequence genomic window:
- the LOC126739809 gene encoding uncharacterized protein LOC126739809 produces MQKSNTKVVVGKWKDKRDVLFLTTQAIPEMVKVPTRRDQKAAYSSPERRRVKWYRKIVVELLTNTVLVNALVVFKEVTGKNMSVTEFHENIVCALLNNKSKNSIQVQHILEERQTRGRCSTY; encoded by the exons ATGCAAAAAAGCAACACGAAAGTCGTAGTTGGAAAATGGAAAGACAAGCGcgatgttttatttctgacaaCGCAAGCTATCCCAGAAATGGTTAAGGTTCCAACAAGAAGag atCAAAAAGCTGCTTATAGTTCTCCAGAACGCCGCAGAGTCAAATGGTATAGAAAAATTGTCGTCGAACTATTGACAAACACTGTTCTAGTCAATGCCTTGGTCGTGTTCAAGGAAGTAACTGGAAAGAACATGAGTGTGACAGAATTTCATGAGAATATCGTTTGTGCTTTGTTGAACAACAAATCCAAAAATAGCATACAAGTGCAACATATTTTAGAGGAGAGGCAAACTCGAGGAAGGTGTTCAACTTATTAA